From the Psychrobacter sp. P11F6 genome, the window GCAGTAGCGCTTGAATGATATATTCAAATTTTGTGGAGCTGAATATTGAATCTACTATGACAATAAAAAAACACCTCTTATATCTAAGAAGTGTTTTTATCGTAAAACTACGAAATACCTAAAGCTGCGTGTGCAAACCACACTCACGGCTTTCTTCTACTTTCGTTGGATCAAAGTAATCAAATTCATTCGGTAAGTTATGCTCTTCGAGATAAACATCTAAATCAGCGTCAGTGTTTTCAAACAATGGCGCTACTTTTAACACGCCATCTTTTGATAGGCTAAGTACATCCAACCCTTGGCGGAATTCTGTTTGATCTTTACGAATTGCATTGAACCAAACATCTGGCTTTAGCTCATCTAGCGCACGGCGGAAGGGCTCTAATTTTACTTGGTCAGTGAATTCATCATGCTGTGGGTTGTCGATACCTGGGATACCGTTCATGGTCGCGTCACGATACGCTGCCGTTTGCTTAGGAATATAGGTGATGACGTTTAAGTTTAAATCACGGATGACTTTATTGGCAAATTGATAGGTGGCATCCGTGTTATAACCTGAGTCTACCCACAATACGGTGATATCAGGACGCTGTTTGGCCACCAAATGCAGAATCGCTGACTCGTATGGGCGGAAGTTAGTCGTGATGATTGGGTTTTTCGCTTGGCTTAATGCCCACTCAACGATTTGCTCAGGCGACTTGCCTTGCAATGCTTGGTTGGCTTGGTCGAGGTCTAAACTTGGATGTAATTGGCTCATAATACCTTCCTTAATGATTGTTAATATAAAAGTGTCGATTAAAAATTAAAATTTATGATCAGTGTTAAAGCTAGGCGATTGAGGGTTCTGACGGTTTAGCAAACATCGGTAAATCCGAAGCACTTTGTCCATCATAACTACTGGCAAGGGCGGTAAATGCTTGCTCAATACCGAATTTAGAGTCTGGCTGCATGTCATGCTCGCTCAATACAAAGCTATCAACACCCATGCGCAGTAGATATGCGATTTGATCACGGCCAAACGCACCAGCCACCCGAATCTCGCCTTGGTAGCCAATTTGGCGTAGGGTACGTGCAAAGCTAAAGTTGCGACCATCAGCGAATTTAGGTACATCAATCACGATAAGCGCCTGCGTTGATAAGAAATCACTAAGACCTTCTAACGCATCAGCATCGGTGTCAGCCGTCACCCACAATCCAAGGCGGCTACTGTGCTGTACGATCAGCTCATAAACCTCTTTGATCAGACCACCGACCTGCATGCCTGAGTTATCTAATAGGTCAGCGAGCGGTACAATCACATCGGGCTTTTCTTGCCTTTGTAGCAACTCAAGCAACGTGATGTTTGTTGATACAATACTCTCTGGTAGCGCATCCGTGGTGAGTACATGCCATGTATCTTGACTTCCGATATCGACGCCATGACTGTCCAAAATATGGTGATTAGCCATAGACCTTCTCCTTAAATGGATCAATACCAACGCGTTCAACCAATTGACCAAAGCTTTCGACATCATTGTCGGTGCTGGCGCGCAAGTCTACATAGACATCGACGATCTGCTGTATGGTATTGGCAACCTCAAGAGCAGGGACAGATTTACCTAATATTTTACCAAGTTTGGCATCGTCACTGGAATTGCCGCCAATGCTGATCTGATACCAATGCTCACCTTTTTTATCGACACCCAAGATACCAATGTCACCTGTATGATGGTGCGCACACGCATTGATACAACCAGACATGTTTAAGCGAATCTCGCCCAAATCATACAGATAGTCCAGATCATCGAACTGTTTTTCGATCTGTTCAGCGATGTTGTGCGTGGTCGCATTAGCAAGCGAGCAGTAGTCCCAACCTGGGCAGACAATCATATCTGTTAGGGTATTGATATTAGCGCGTGCTAAATGCAACTCTGCTAGCTGCTGCCACAACTCATAAAGGTTATTGGCTTGCACATCTGCGAATACCAAATTCTGCTGATAAGTACCACGCAGTTCACCAAAGCTATATTTGTCAGACAGATCAGCCAGTGCATCCATCTGTGACTCGCTGACATCACCAGAGGGCACATATTTGCCATCGACCAAGCCTGCTTTGAGCGAAATAACGACCGCACGATAACCAGCGACTTTATGCGCCACCGTGTTTTGGTTGTACCAGTTAGCAAAGTCCTTATCAGCGTTTAGTTGCTGTTGTAGCTCAGACTGTACTTGTAGCGCATCAAACGACACATAGTCAGGCTCACTAAAAAAGCTGCTCGCCGTCGCAAAGTTCTCATCAGTTAAGGTAAGCGAACCATCTTTGGTGTGGGCTTCCCACTCAGCATTGACCAGTTTGGCAAAGGCAGGGCCGCCCATGCTCTCAACCAATATCTTAATGCGTGATCTGTATTTGCTGCCTTTATCACGGCGACCATGCAAGTTATAGACACGCAAGATGGCGTCCAAATAACTCAAGAGATGCTCGCGTGGCAAAAATTTATTAATCACTTTACCAAGGACAGGAATACGTCCTAGACCACCACCGACCAATACTTCAAAGCCAATCTCACCTTCACCGTTGGTTTTGATATGCAGACCCACATCATGTACTTGGGTTGCCGCGCGGTCATCATTGGTCCCGATGACGGCAATCTTAAATTTACGTGGTAAAAAAGCAAACTCAGGATGGAAGGTTGACCACTGACGAATAATCTCACAATAGGGACGTGGGTCAGCGATTTCTTCTTTATGAATACCAGCATATGGATCGGTGGTTGTGTTACGAATACAGTTGCCCGAGGTTTGGATCGAGTGCATTTGTACTGATGCCAGCTCTGCCAAAATATCTGGCACGTCTTCTAGCTTTGGCCAATTCAGCTGGATATTGGTACGGGTAGTGAAGTGCCCATAACCTTTGTCATATTTACGAGTAATCTCAGCCAATTTTCGCAATTGGTAGCTGGCAAGTAGCCCGTAAGGAATGGCGATACGCAACATCGGTGCATAACGCTGAATATAAAGGCCGTTTTGCAATCGCAGCGGCAAAAATTGCTCTTCTGGCAGCTCACCTGCCAAAAACCGTTCGGTCTGGTCGCGAAACTGAGCGACTCGTTCTTCTACCAAGGTTTGGTCAGCGTAATTATATTGATACATGACGTAATCTCAATTTTGTTTTTAGTCTTAAAAGCAGTGACGAAAATGATTTGCGTGTGTAATCGGTCTTATTGCCAGTCGCAAGGTAAACCATTCAGAGTCACATCATATAAGCTTGCGTCTATAAACATAAATTCCTTTAAGACATATGTATATCCAAACACAGCATAAATTTTCATAACGAAAGTTAGGTAGCCTATGCTTATCAAATTTATCACTACCTATAAAGATTATAAATCAATATGACATCTATCACCTCTAAGCAACCATCAAAACTCGTTCCTCCACATGGCAGCGCTGAGCTTAAGCCATTACTATTACAAGGTGAGGCACGCGCTCAAGCATTGAAACTTGCCAGCACATTGCCGACCATCACTTTAAGCTCACGTGAGCGTGGTGATTTAATCATGTTCGGTATTGGTGGCTTTACGCCGTTGCATGGCTTTATGAATCAAGCAGATTGGCAGGGTGTGGTTGATGATATGCGTTTGCAAAGTGGTGACAATGCGGGTCTGTTTTGGCCAATTCCGATCACCTTGTCTGCACCAAAAGCGACTGCAGATAGTTTGAGTCAAGGCGATAAAGTAGCCTTGGTCGCTCAAGACGGTGAAATCATGGGTATCTTGACCGTAGAAGAAACCTATACCATCGATAAAGAGCATGAGTGTCAGCAAGTATTTACGACAACAGACCCAGAACATCCGGGCGTACAACAAGTTTTAGAGCAAGGCGAAGTCAATATTGCAGGTAGTGTTGAGGTATTGAGCGAAGGCGAGTTCCCAACGTTATATCCAGAAATCTACAAAACACCAGAAGAAACGCGTGAAATTTTGGACGCTAAAGGTTGGAAAACGGTTGCTGCTTTCCAAACGCGTAATCCAATGCACCGCTCACATGAGTATTTGGCAAAGATTGCGATTGAGATTTGTGACGGTGTATTGATTCACTCATTGCTAGGGGCATTGAAACCTGGTGATATCCCAGCTGATGTCCGTCAAGAAGCCATCAAAACCTTGATTGATAATTATTTTAGACAAGATACAGTTATTCAAGCGGGTTATCCGCTAGATATGCGTTATGCCGGTCCACGTGAAGCACTACTGCATGCGGTATTCCGTCAAAACTACGGCTGTAGTCATCTAATCGTTGGTCGTGATCATGCAGGCGTTGGTGATTATTATGGTGCCTTTGATGCGCAAACGATATTTGAACAGGTTGGGAAAGATGATCTTATCACTCAACCGCTCAAAATTGGCTGGACGTTCTGGTGTAATGCTTGTAATGCGATGGCTTCCGACAAAACTTGCCCGCATGAAGCGTCTGAACACGTTAAAGTATCAGGTACGAAGCTGCGTAAAGCGCTATCAGAAGATGAAGTGGTGCCAGAGAACTTTAGCCGTCCAGAAGTACTACAAATTTTGCGTGATTATTATGCTGGCATCTCAAGAGAGGAACGTGCTGAAGTAAAATTGGTTGGTGCCTCTGCGGTGTAAACTAAGATTATCAGCATACGAACCAGTATTAAAAAAAAGGTGTCAGACTTATCATCTGACACCTTTTTTTTAATACTGATTTTCAACGCCTGTTACTTAAGCTAGCGTTTGTTATCTATTAAATCTCTAAATCTGTTGTCAGTTTTTGATAGTCACCAACCAATGTGCCACCGCCAGAGCAGAAGTAGTTAAGCGCGTATTTATCTTGACTATCAATAGTCAGTTTATCATCCTTAAATTGAAAAAATGCCGTACTGTCATTGACTTTGCTTTGGAAAATAATGCCGTGCGCGTCGTCTTGACCCATTAATGTCGCCTTGCCATCAAACTGGCAACTGGGCTTTTTAATATCGCTACGGGCGCGAACCTTTATGTTGATTTGCTGATCACTCTCTGCCCGTACCATGACGCCAACCCAATCATAGCCTTGCGCGCGCTTTTCATAACCTTCATCAGCATAATCTCCAACGACTGCTTGCACAGCTGGCATGACATCGGCTATCGGTTGTTTTATGGCTTGGTGATTCACGCTAGGTGCCACATTATTACAGCCACTTAAGGCAAAAAGAGCCGCCGATGTGGTGAAAAATACCGAAAAAAAGTATGAGTGACGAGCGGCACTAGGTGGAGACATGATCATTTAAGTACCTTTGATAAAGGAGTTATTAAGAGGAATGGTCGTTATCTAAACGCAACGCCTAACAGCATGGCTGTAAGGATATTAGTTGACCACTACAAGAGATAGTATCGTTTACATAAAGGCTCGTCTATATAGTAAGCAATACCATTACTTACTCAAAAGTGTCTGCTCATCACTATAGCGCAAAATACTTAGAAAAAATAAGCCTTGTAAAATAATTAATAAAATGACTTATGCCAAGTTAATCACTCGATAAGCGCATTTGTCATTAAGCATTTAACTCACATGCTGTTAGCATATTTCTCATTATCCATAGAACCGCATCCAAAGAATTATGCGCATTAATAAGATTGTTAATGCTGTGGAAAACGCTTCTATCAACATTATCGAGAGCACCCATGCAACCAGATAACAAAAGTATTCAGCAAATATCTCAAAATCTTCGTTTTGCTAACCTCTATACATTTATTGAGGATAAAAAGACGCCGACACCGCTCGCCAATGTCAATGTTAAAGTTGGTAGCGTACTGGCGTTTGCCATGCTAATGACAGGTTGTAATCCTACCGAAGCCACTCAGCAAGACGGCTCAAACGCAACGAGCGATGCAAAAAATATCAGTTTATTAAATGTCTCTTATGATGTATCACGCGATTTTTATAAAGATTATAACGCTTTATTTAGCGCAGATTATCAACAAAAGCATTCAGACAGTCAGGTAAATATCAACCAATCACATGGTGGCTCAAGCAAACAAGCATTGTCGGTTGCCAATGGTCTGCAAGCAGATGTAGTCACTTTAAACCAAGAAAGTGATATGAATCTGTTGGTTAAAAAAGGCTTGGTCACAGCTGACTGGCAGCAAGCGTTCCCAAACAATGCGGTGCCTTATACCAGTACCATGGTGCTATTGGTGCGCGATGGTAACCCCAAAAACATCAAAGACTGGTCGGACTTGGCGCGTAACGATATCGATGTCGTGATACCAAACCCGAAAACCAGTGGCACCGCGCGTTATGCGTTTTTGGGTGCTTATGGTTACGGATTACATCAATTTAAAGAAACGGTGCAAAGTCCTGCCAAAACGGATGATTTTATCAAAAAACTACTGGCAAACGTGGTCACTTATGACAATGGCGCACGCGCCGCAACAACCAGCTTTACTCAGCGCGGGCTGGGCGATGTGCTCATCACGACCGAAAATGAAGCGCATTTAGCCGCCAAGCAGTTTGCCAAAGGACAGGTCAATATCGTTTATCCCAGTTATTCTATTGTGATTGCCAACCCAGTGGCGGTCGTAACAACCGTCACTGACAAGGGCGGCAAGACTGCAGCGGCGAATGCTTACCTAAAAGGCTTATGGGACACCCCAGCACAAGAGCTCATGGCAGAGATGTATATGCGCCCAAGTAACCCACAAGTGCTGGCAGCTCACAAAGCAACCTTGCCTGATATTGAGACTTTTGAGCCGGTAGCAGTATTTGGTTCTTGGGAGCAGATTATGAACACTTTCTTTGTCGATGGCGGGCGTTTCGATCAGCTGGTAAGAGTGAAGTAGGGAGCCTTTATCAAGAGATTGTCAATGGCCTGATACATACTCAAAGTGCTCAATTTGTATGAGCCAGAGCGGGTGGTTAGTAGGGTGTCAGCGTTATGTATTAACGATACTATTTAAGTGATTGATAACCTTGTATTTATAGCTTTGTTATTCCATTTTGGCAATAACATACGCATATTCATCATTAAACATAATAAGATGGCACTGTTAGCATACTTGCATTACTTAACAGATACCTTTGAGGGATTTATGATATACGCTTTGCACTATCAACAAAAAAGTAAAAAACGTAACGTCTTGAGCATTGCAGGCGTTGCATTAACCTTGGGGCTGGCTGGCTGTAGCAATAGCGAGACAGAGACGACTGCTAATGCAGATGGCACCGCTGCCACAGAAGGTCAAAATATTGAGCTGCTGAACGTCTCTTATGATGTGGCACGTGACTTTTATAAAGACTACAACCCATTATTCGTTGAGCATTATAAAGCGGAAAATCCAAACAGCAATATCCTAATCAAGCAGTCACATGGTGGCTCAAGCAAACAAGCGCTGTCGGTTGCCAATGGTTTGCAAGCAGATGTCGCTACCATGAACCAAGGTTCTGATATTGAGCTGCTTGAGAAAAAGGGTTTGGTTGAGTCAGATTGGGAAAGTAAATTCCCAGACAATGCCGTGCCTTTCACCAGTACCATCGTATTCTTAGTCCGTAAAGACAATCCAAAAGGTATCAATGACTGGGAAGATTTGACCAAAGAAGGCATTGAGATCGTCATGGCCAATCCAAAAGTGACCGGTAATGGTCGTTATGCGTTCCTGGGCGCTTATGGTTATGGCTTGCACGCTTTCGATAAAAACGAGACCAATGCCAAAAACTACGTGAAAGACATGCTCAAAAACGTCAAAGTTTATGAGAATGGTGGACGTGCCGCGACAACTACTTTCGTTCAGCGTGGTATCGGTGATGTCCTAGTAACTTTTGAAAATGAAGCCAACTTGGCAGCAACTGATTTCGGTGCGGGTAAAGTAGACATCGTTTATCCTAAATACTCTATTAAATCAGAAAGCCCTGTTGCGATTGTCAAGTCAGTGACAGATAAAAAAGGCACAACGGATGCCGCAAAAGCTTATCTTGACTACTTATGGAGCGAGCCTGCTCAGCAGCTAGCAGCCAACCTATACTTGCGTCCTAGCGTCAAAAGCGTCCTTGATAAAAATGGTGATAAATTACCACCAATCGAAACATTCCGTCCAAATGATGCCTTTGGCACGTGGGATGAGATTATGGGTACTTACTTCAGTGATGGCGGCGTATTCGACCAGCTCGCCATTAACGCACCGCAGTAATCACTTGCTAAGTGCATAAGAGAAGCTACTGCGCTAGCAAATGCAGCCAGTTACACCGTTAGTCATGCAGAATCTTATAAAGGACATGGTCATATACGCTATGTCTTTTATACCGTAAGCACACTAATAACTACCTGATAGCATGGTTTTATGCACGACATCATCGTTAAATGCTTTCTGTTAAGTGCTCTTTTTAAGTATCAATAGTGAAAACCCACGTTAAGCAATAACAATAAATAGTAATCATCGCTAAGTACGATTGGTTAGGCAATAGGACATCATTATGAGTGCAAAAACATCTCCTGCCAGCAAAGCCCCTGCAAAAAAAGGGTGGTTAACACGTTTGCGCCAACGCAATGTGCTGCCAGGGTTCGGCCTGAGCATGGGTATCACGGTCTTTAGCTTGTCGCTACTGGTGGTATTACCGTTTGCCATGATGGCCTACACCACGACTCAGATGGGTTGGACTGGATTCTGGGAGACGATTAGTCAGCCGCAAGTCACTGCTGCTATCAAGCTAAGCTTATGGATGTCGTTTTTGGCGATGCTGACCAACATGGTGTTTGGCACATTGGTTGCTTGGGTACTCGTACGCTACGAGTTCTGGGGTAAGTCGTTGATTAATGCGCTAGTTGATTTACCATTTGCATTACCAACGGCGGTCACGGGCATTTCGCTTGCGACCCTTTATGCCCCTAATGGTTTGATTGGTCAGTGGTTTGATAAATTTGGCATTCAGGTCGCTTTTACACCTATAGGTATTTGGCTCGCCTTGGTTGTGGTCAGTTTCCCCTTTATTGTCCGTGCGGTACAGCCTGTACTCGCTGAGCTATCGGTTGAATTTGAAGAGGCAGCCGCGGTATTGGGCGCCAATCGTTTTACGACGTTTCGCAAAGTAATCTTGCCAGAGCTTTTGCCCGCTTTACTCATGGGTGCTGGCATGATGTTTGCTCGTGCCACTGGCGAGTATGGCTCGGTGATTTTTATCGCTGGTAATATCCCCATGCAATCAGAGATTTTACCGCTCATTATCATTAGTAAACTAGAGCAGTTTGATGTTCAAGGGGCTTCTGCAGTTGCATTATTTATGCTACTGATCTCATTTGTGATCTTATTGACCATTAACATCATGCAGTGGAAACTGTCGCGCCGTGTAGGAGCTCGCTAATGCAAATATCTAATAGCTATGACTACCAGAGCAACGCAGCGACTAAAGATACGCCATGGATACGCCTTACCTTTATCGTCATCGCAGTGCTATTTATGGTCATCATGTTGGTCATTCCTTTACTGGCTGTGTTCTATGAAGCCTTTAAAGGTGGCTGGCAGTTGTATATTGCCTCGTTGGTTGATCCAGAAGCCCTGCAAGCCATTAAGCTGACGTTAATTACCGCGGCTATCGTCTTGCCCATTAATATGGTGATGGGTATTGCAATCGCATGGTTAGTGACGCGCTATCAGTTTAAAGGTAAGCAGCTGGTCACCACTTTGCTTGATCTGCCATTTTCAGTATCACCCGTCGTTGCAGGTTTGATGTTTGTTTTACTATTCGGACTCAATTCCACCATTGGCGGCTGGCTTGAGAGCATGGGGTTTCAAGTTATTTATGCGGTTCCAGGGATCGTGCTCGCTACTTTATTTGTCACCTTTCCCTTTGTAGCACGTGAGCTGATACCGCTGATGCAGACGCAAGGCGACTCTGAAGAGCAAGCAGCATTGACCTTGGGCGCAACTGGTTGGCAGACGTTTTGGCATGTGACACTACCGAATATCAAATGGGCACTACTCTATGGTTTGATTTTGACCAATGCGCGGGCAATGGGTGAGTTTGGGGCGGTGAGTGTGGTATCTGGTCATATTCGCGGTGAGACCAACACCATGCCACTACTGGTTGAGATTGCTTACAATGATTATAACTTTACTGCCGCTTTTGCCTTATCGAGCCTACTAGCTGCATTGGCATTGGTGACGTTGCTTATTCAACAAGTCATGACTAAGCTACAAGAGCGCAAATTTGCCAAGTCCGAACGGCTGGCAAGTGTGCCTGAATTACTGGTAAGCGCCAACGCTACTAAGGCTGCCAATACTACTGATGCAACGACCGCTGAAATTTCAGATAAATGATAAGCAAAATTATCTACACTTGGTCTGCACAAGGGCTGGCATTAGATTTAATTTAATAATGTAAATGCGGTAACCAAAAAATCTGCCACGATACCAAAGATATAATAAGAGAACCCATTATGAGCATCGAGATTCGCAACGTTAATAAAAAATTCGGTCAGTTTACCGCCTTAGATAATATCAATATCACCGTGCCGACTGGCAAGCTGACCACTTTGCTAGGACCATCAGGCTGTGGCAAAACGACGTTGCTACGCATTATCGCCGGCTTAGAATATGCTGACTCAGGGCAGATATTGTTTGATGAGATGGATGTGACCAATACGCCAGTGCAAAAGCGCCATATTGGCTTTATGTTTCAGCATTACGCATTGTTTCGTCATAAAAATATCGCCGATAATGTCGCCTTTGGACTGACCTTGTTACCAAAGAATGAGCGGCCAAGTAAGGCAGATATCAATAAGCGCGTTGCCGAGCTATTAGACTTGGTGCAGCTGCCACAAGTGGCCAATGCTTATCCGCATCAATTATCAGGCGGTCAGCGTCAGCGGATTGCGCTGGCACGCGCCTTAGCAGTGAAGCCAAAATTATTGTTGCTCGATGAGCCTTTTGGTGCACTCGATGCCAAGGTACGTAAAGAGCTGCGCACGTGGTTAAAGAACATCCACCATGAGCTTGGTATTACCAGTATCATGGTCACTCACGATCAAGAAGAAGCCCGCGCCGTCTCAGATGAGATCGTGGTCATGAATCAAGGGCGGGTAGAGCAGGTAGGCACATCGGAGGAGCTGATACACCAACCAGCCAATGCGTTTATTAGTGATTTTTTAGACTTAGCATAGTAAAATTTGGTGCAGTTCTTCTATTATCACCCATAAAAAAAGACCTACAATAAATAGGTCTTTTTTTATGGGTTAAAGCAGGTCTCAATTTCATTTGGTATCTAGCGTTATTGAGATCAAATGTTGATAGCAATAATGCTAGATAGTCATCATATCTCAGCAGGCTTGGACATATCGATATCTTTGCTAGATATTTGTTTATAAGTAATATCCAAAATCTCTTGGCACCATTCTGGCAAGTCGTCAGCGACTTCATACCACATCCACGTACCGTCGCGAACACAGCTTAAAATGCCGAGTTTCTTTAAATGGTTCAAATGACGCGATATTGTTGGCTGTGGTTGATCTAGTATTTCTACCAACTCACCAACACAGCGCGATTCTTTGTTAAATAGAATTTGAAATATTTTTAAGCGCGTCGGGTCAGATAAGACTTTAAATAACTCGATAGGTCGTATCGTAAAATTATTATCAGACATAGAACAATTCCAATTGGGCTTTGTTAATAGGGGTTCAATATAACAGCAGTTATCTACAAAATCGATTAAAAAATGGGCTAAATTACAGTTCGTCGTTAATTTACTACCTTTCATCATATTCGGTTACACGCAAGCTTATATTCACTTACATCAATTAACTGCGTGCAATATAATTCTACTTTTATACCAATAATATATCAAATGCTATTGCAAATGATAATAGTTATCGTTATTATACATCAAGCCATAAAAATGACCGTGAATATCAAGACAAACACTCTATTCACCATGTTTATCATCAATGCACTAAATTTATGAGCAATAAAAGCAGTTACCGAATAGCGGTATTCAGAGGAGCCAGACCATGTACGTATGCATCTGTAATGACGTAAAAGAAAAGCAAATCAAAGCAGCCATTGCTTCAGGTATCGATACCCTTGACGGTCTAAAAGATACCCTCGATGTTGCGACTTGCTGTGGCTGCTGCGAACCGATGGTTAACGATTACCTAGATGAGCATCATGCTAGACTCGATGTCTTGGCTTACGCTGTTTAAGCGTTATCAAACCAGAGATTTACTACCCAGCTGTTCATTACCTCATTACACCAATATCACTAGTACGCCTCGATACCACAATACATTCAATATTCCGCACTTATCCTTTAGTCATTATACATAAAGGGTAAGTTGCGAGCGTCCGTATAACTTTACTCATACACCTACTTCAATGATATTGAGCATCATTAGCAGCCATTGTTGCGATAAATCAGTGATTACTAAAGCTAGCTAATTATGATTCTCAATTAGCATCTTATTCTTAGTTCATAACATTACAAGCTGTATAGCGCCTATATGCTACTATATCTGTCTCACGTTGTAAGACGTTTTGTTGATTTTGATCTTTACTGATCAGTTTACCAATAGTACTATCCTTATATGGGTAATTATGAATGTAAGGTGATCTGTAAAATATAAATAGGGGAGTATAGGTTATGATAGGTAGCCCAAAAGTCATTGATTATTTGAATTTTTTGTTAGGCGGTGAGCTTGCTGCCCGTGACCAGTATTTTATTCACTCAGAAATGTATGCTGAGTGGCATTATGGCAAATTGTACGATCGTATCCATCATGAGATGGCAGATGAGACGCTACATGCCCAATCTATTATTCGCCGTATCCTAATGCTGAGCGGCACGCCGAAAATGACGGTAAATGCCATCAATATCGGCGCGACAGTTCCTGAAATGCTGCAACTTGACCTTGAGCTAGAGTATCAAGTACAACAGCACTTAAAAGATGGTATTGCTCTCTGTGAAGCAGAGCGCGATTATGTCACGCGTGAGATGTTGGTAGAACAGTTAAAAGACACTGAAGAAGATCATGCGCATTGGCTTGAGCAACAATTGCGCTTAATTGATATGATCAGTCTGCCCAATTATCTGCAAAGCCAAATGGCTGAAGTCACTCCCAATCTTGTTTAATGTCACGAAGATATGAACAATAACCATAGTATTTAGCATAAATAACGACATGAAAGGGAGAGAAATAATGAAAGGGGATAAAGAGGTTATTCGCGCTTTAAATAAAGTGCTCGGACAGTCACTGATTGCCATCAACCAGTACTTTTTACATGCGCGCATTGCGCGCCATTGGGGATTAGAAGCCCTTAATGAAAGTTTCTACAAACAATCCATCGCTGAGATGAAATGGTCTGATGAGCTGATTGCCCGGATTTTATTGCTAGGCGGTTTACCAAATTTGCAAGATTATGGCAAGATGTTCATCGGTGAAGATGTGCCAGAGATTATCGAATGCAACTTGCGCTTAGAAAAACAAAAGTTCGAGATCATTACCGATGCCATTACTCTATGTGAAACAAAGTCTGACTATGTGTCGCGCCAGCTATTGGTGACGCTAAAAGATGGTAATGAAGAGTATCAAGACTGGTTAGAGACGCAAGAAGACTTGATCGAAAGCATTGGGGTTGAGCGCTATATCCAATCACAAATGGATGATGACGCGCCTTAATGGTTCATTGTTGATACAATGAATCGTACTATGCTCTAAAAATGCCAGCGTGTCGTGTGGTTTATAATCACTCATATGCTGGCATTTTTGTGTCTCATATTTGACAACGCGTGCTATCTGCACTGCTGACAAAATCAACGCTTAATCAATATTTTTCAAACTCTTTATTCAAA encodes:
- the bfr gene encoding bacterioferritin; its protein translation is MIGSPKVIDYLNFLLGGELAARDQYFIHSEMYAEWHYGKLYDRIHHEMADETLHAQSIIRRILMLSGTPKMTVNAINIGATVPEMLQLDLELEYQVQQHLKDGIALCEAERDYVTREMLVEQLKDTEEDHAHWLEQQLRLIDMISLPNYLQSQMAEVTPNLV
- the bfr gene encoding bacterioferritin, producing the protein MKGDKEVIRALNKVLGQSLIAINQYFLHARIARHWGLEALNESFYKQSIAEMKWSDELIARILLLGGLPNLQDYGKMFIGEDVPEIIECNLRLEKQKFEIITDAITLCETKSDYVSRQLLVTLKDGNEEYQDWLETQEDLIESIGVERYIQSQMDDDAP
- the cysW gene encoding sulfate ABC transporter permease subunit CysW, producing MQISNSYDYQSNAATKDTPWIRLTFIVIAVLFMVIMLVIPLLAVFYEAFKGGWQLYIASLVDPEALQAIKLTLITAAIVLPINMVMGIAIAWLVTRYQFKGKQLVTTLLDLPFSVSPVVAGLMFVLLFGLNSTIGGWLESMGFQVIYAVPGIVLATLFVTFPFVARELIPLMQTQGDSEEQAALTLGATGWQTFWHVTLPNIKWALLYGLILTNARAMGEFGAVSVVSGHIRGETNTMPLLVEIAYNDYNFTAAFALSSLLAALALVTLLIQQVMTKLQERKFAKSERLASVPELLVSANATKAANTTDATTAEISDK
- the cysT gene encoding sulfate ABC transporter permease subunit CysT; its protein translation is MSAKTSPASKAPAKKGWLTRLRQRNVLPGFGLSMGITVFSLSLLVVLPFAMMAYTTTQMGWTGFWETISQPQVTAAIKLSLWMSFLAMLTNMVFGTLVAWVLVRYEFWGKSLINALVDLPFALPTAVTGISLATLYAPNGLIGQWFDKFGIQVAFTPIGIWLALVVVSFPFIVRAVQPVLAELSVEFEEAAAVLGANRFTTFRKVILPELLPALLMGAGMMFARATGEYGSVIFIAGNIPMQSEILPLIIISKLEQFDVQGASAVALFMLLISFVILLTINIMQWKLSRRVGAR
- a CDS encoding sulfate ABC transporter substrate-binding protein; the protein is MIYALHYQQKSKKRNVLSIAGVALTLGLAGCSNSETETTANADGTAATEGQNIELLNVSYDVARDFYKDYNPLFVEHYKAENPNSNILIKQSHGGSSKQALSVANGLQADVATMNQGSDIELLEKKGLVESDWESKFPDNAVPFTSTIVFLVRKDNPKGINDWEDLTKEGIEIVMANPKVTGNGRYAFLGAYGYGLHAFDKNETNAKNYVKDMLKNVKVYENGGRAATTTFVQRGIGDVLVTFENEANLAATDFGAGKVDIVYPKYSIKSESPVAIVKSVTDKKGTTDAAKAYLDYLWSEPAQQLAANLYLRPSVKSVLDKNGDKLPPIETFRPNDAFGTWDEIMGTYFSDGGVFDQLAINAPQ
- a CDS encoding ArsR/SmtB family transcription factor, coding for MSDNNFTIRPIELFKVLSDPTRLKIFQILFNKESRCVGELVEILDQPQPTISRHLNHLKKLGILSCVRDGTWMWYEVADDLPEWCQEILDITYKQISSKDIDMSKPAEI
- a CDS encoding (2Fe-2S)-binding protein; this translates as MYVCICNDVKEKQIKAAIASGIDTLDGLKDTLDVATCCGCCEPMVNDYLDEHHARLDVLAYAV